The proteins below come from a single Triticum aestivum cultivar Chinese Spring chromosome 5D, IWGSC CS RefSeq v2.1, whole genome shotgun sequence genomic window:
- the LOC123122129 gene encoding U-box domain-containing protein 33, which produces MDAACDSPEPEQSSSESGEKMKKVYVAVGAGADSKAMVLWALHKFPRDSGAASLVLLHVYPQPKLIPIMGARIPASQVQEQELIAYKKMELQTISDTLDQHLLLCAQEKVQAEKLVVESEDVAEGLVQLIAMHHVTALVMGAAADKHYTKYEIVKEFDEADIKFQHMLRELESVKKQAYEEKHGREKAEQDLFQAFQKARVSENMYLGEVKQKNEIEEKLATVMEEIESLTETTDGLCAKLQEERKKRSALEKRTAHSDRIIKDLLLQRDKAVREVEALHAKKGESSATAEGTMHITELSSSEIKDATNNFDHSLKIGESVYGSVYKGFLRHTNVAIKKLNLESTQPESQSQSQFNQEIEILSRVRHPNLVTLIGACKDAQALVYEYMPNGSLDDRLACKDNSKPLSWQLRTRIISHVCSALIFLHSNKPHSIVHSDLKASNILLDGNNVAKLSGFGVCRMITDEFRDTTTLYRHTHPKGSFVYIDPEYVMTGDLTPLSDVYSFGIVLLRLLTGRPGFGLLRDVQRAVEKGCLGAILDSSAGGWPAMQAEQLARVGLKCCEIRRKNRPDLQKEVWTVIEPMLKPASIMLCSLSFKSVSEDLGGVPPYFICPILQDVMREPLIAADGFTYEAEAIREWIDSGHHTSPMTNLELLHRDLLPNHALRSAIQEWLQTDAQ; this is translated from the exons TGGGTGCCAGGATCCCTGCTAGCCAGGTGCAAGAGCAGGAGCTGATTGCATACAAGAAGATGGAGCTACAAACAATCAGTGACACTCTGGATCAACACCTGCTATTATGTGCACAGGAAAAG GTACAAGCTGAGAAGCTGGTGGTGGAATCAGAGGATGTAGCAGAGGGACTGGTGCAGCTCATCGCCATGCATCATGTCACTGCTCTTGTCATGGGGGCAGCAGCTGATAAGCATTACACAAAGTAT GAAATTGTCAAAGAATTTGACGAGGCTGACATAAAATTCCAGCATATGCTCAGGGAGTTGGAGAGTGTAAAAAAGCAAGCTTATGAAGAAAAACACGGTCGTGAGAAAGCAGAACAAGATTTATTTCAGGCTTTCCAAAAA GCACGAGTCTCCGAGAATATGTACTTAGGAGAAGTGAAGCAAAAGAATGAAATCGAGGAAAAGTTGGCAACAGTAATGGAGGAAATTGAGAGTCTCACAGAAACAACTGATGGACTTTGTGCAAAGCTTCAAGAGGAACGCAAGAAAAGATCAGCCCTGGAGAAAAGAACTGCCCATTCTGACCGTATCATCAAGGATTTGCTGTTGCAGCGCGACAAGGCTGTAAGAGAGGTAGAAGCACTACATGCAAAGAAAGGAGAGTCCAGTGCAACAGCAGAGGGGACGATGCACATCACGGAGTTGTCCAGCTCAGAGATTAAGGATGCAACCAACAACTTTGACCACTCACTGAAGATTGGAGAAAGTGTTTATGGAAGCGTGTACAAGGGATTTCTTCGGCACACAAATGTAGCCATAAAGAAGTTGAATCTCGAAAGCACACAGCCAGAGTCACAGTCACAGTCGCAGTTCAATCAAGAG ATAGAGATACTCAGTAGGGTGCGACATCCAAACCTGGTCACTCTTATTGGAGCTTGCAAGGACGCTCAAGCTCTTGTCTACGAATACATGCCGAATGGAAGCTTGGATGACCGCCTGGCTTGCAAGGACAATTCTAAACCTCTTAGTTGGCAGCTGCGCACCCGCATCATTTCCCATGTTTGCTCGGCACTCATCTTCCTCCATTCAAATAAACCCCATAGCATTGTCCACAGTGACCTGAAAGCATCTAACATTCTTCTAGATGGAAATAATGTAGCAAAGCTCAGTGGTTTTGGCGTGTGCCGAATGATCACTGATGAGTTCAGGGACACAACCACTCTATATAGGCATACCCACCCAAAGGGATCTTTTGTGTACATTGATCCTGAATATGTTATGACTGGTGATCTAACACCGCTATCTGACGTATACTCTTTCGGAATCGTGCTCCTGCGCCTCTTGACTGGAAGACCAGGATTCGGGCTGTTGAGAGATGTGCAACGGGCTGTGGAAAAGGGTTGCTTGGGAGCAATATTGGATTCATCTGCTGGGGGCTGGCCAGCTATGCAAGCTGAGCAATTGGCTCGGGTAGGTCTGAAATGTTGCGAGATCAGAAGAAAAAACCGTCCAGACCTGCAAAAGGAGGTTTGGACTGTAATTGAACCAATGTTGAAGCCTGCTTCCATTATGTTGTGTTCCTTGTCATTCAAATCAGTATCAGAAGACCTTGGTGGTGTGCCACCCTACTTCATCTGTCCAATACTACAG GATGTCATGAGGGAGCCTCTAATTGCTGCAGATGGCTTTACCTATGAAGCCGAAGCTATAAGGGAGTGGATTGACAGTGGCCACCATACATCACCCATGACAAATCTTGAGCTACTCCACCGTGATCTTTTGCCAAACCATGCCCTCCGTTCTGCAATCCAAGAATGGCTGCAGACAGATGCACAATAA